From Thamnophis elegans isolate rThaEle1 chromosome 12, rThaEle1.pri, whole genome shotgun sequence, one genomic window encodes:
- the CSTF2 gene encoding cleavage stimulation factor subunit 2 isoform X2, with protein MAGLSVRDPAVDRSLRSVFVGNIPYEATEEQLKDIFSEVGPVVSFRLVYDRETGKPKGYGFCEYQDQETALSAMRNLNGREFSGRALRVDNAASEKNKEELKSLGTGAPIIESPYGDPVNPEDAPESISRAVASLPPEQMFELMKQMKLCVQNSPQEARSMLLQNPQLAYALLQAQVVMRIVDPEIALKILHRQTSVPSLIPGNAQPGPGQGPGPGPGAGPGPGPGPGPGPNAQMNQPNVPSSQPQPIGGMHVNGAAPLMQPPMQGGVPAPGQMPASVPGPGPGPMAPGGTMPGSGPMILERGQVPMPDPRAPMHRGPMPASGPPPRGLLGDAPNDPRGGTLLSVTGDVEPRGYLGPPHQGPPMHHMPAHDSRGLPPHEMRGGPMGEPRPLMGEPRGPLMDGRGGRDPRGMEPRVMDGRGMEPRVMDGRGMEPRGMEPRGMESRGMEPRVMDGRGMEPRGMEPRGMEPRGMEPRGMDARGMEPRGMESRGMDARGIEPRGMEPPRGMEPRGMEPPRGMEPPRGMEPPRGMEPPRGMEPPRGMEPPRGMEPPRGMEPPRGMEPRGPGMEPRGPGMEPRGPGPNPRVPMTSAIQGPGPLNMGAAGPQGPRQVPNMPGTTMQPAGAMAGGAVQPAAQPGGFSPGQNQVTPQDHEKAALIMQVLQLTADQIAMLPPEQRQSILILKEQIQKSTGAP; from the exons atggcggGCTTGTCGGTGCGGGACCCCGCGGTGGATCGGTCTCTGCGCTCCGTGTTCG TGGGGAACATCCCTTACGAAGCCACAGAGGAACAGCTAAAAGACATCTTCTCTGAGGTTGGACCTGTGGTCAGTTTCCG ATTGGTGTATGATAGAGAGACGGGCAAACCGAAAGGCTATGGCTTCTGTGAGTATCAAGACCAAGAAACCGCACTCAGCGCCATGCGGAATCTCAACGGGCGAGAATTTAGCGGAAGAGCCCTGCGGGTGGACAACGCAGCCAGTGAGAAGAACAAGGAGGAACTGAAGA GCCTGGGCACTGGTGCTCCCATCATAGAGTCGCCCTATGGAGACCCCGTAAACCCAGAAGATGCTCCTGAGTCCATCAGCAGAGCGGTGGCCAGCCTGCCTCCTGAACAGATGTTTGAACTGATGAAGCAGATGAAG TTGTGTGTCCAGAACAGCCCTCAGGAGGCACGGAGTATGCTCTTGCAAAACCCGCAACTCGCCTATGCATTGCTGCAGGCCCAAGTGGTGATGCGTATTGTTGACCCAGAAATTGCCCTG AAAATCCTTCATCGCCAAACCAGTGTCCCATCTCTAATTCCTGGAAATGCACAGCCAGGGCCAGGACAGGGTCCAGGACCCGGACCAGGAGCTGGTCCCGGGCCAGGACCTGGGCCAGGACCTGGACCAAATGCTCAGATGAACCAGCCGAACGTCCCATCTTCTCAGCCGCAACCAATT GGCGGGATGCATGTCAATGGTGCCGCTCCCCTGATGCAGCCCCCCATGCAAGGAGGAGTACCTGCCCCAGGCCAGATGCCAGCATCAGTCCCCGGACCTGGACCTGGGCCCATGGCTCCAGGAG GGACCATGCCAGGGAGCGGCCCGATGATCTTGGAACGCGGACAAG TACCTATGCCGGACCCACGAGCCCCTATGCACCGGGGGCCAATGCCAGCTAGCGGGCCGCCACCCCGAGGCCTTCTGGGAGATGCCCCCAATGACCCACGGGGAGGCACGTTGCTCTCGGTCACTGGAGACGTGGAGCCCAG AGGTTACCTCGGGCCACCCCACCAGGGGCCGCCAATGCACCACATGCCCGCACACGACAGCCGTGGGCTGCCTCCCCATGAAATGAGAGGCGGACCAATGGGAGAGCCACGTCCCCTGATGGGAGAACCACGAGGGCCCTTGATGGATGGCCGAG GTGGAAGAGACCCAAGGGGCATGGAGCCCAGAGTGATGGATGGCCGGGGCATGGAGCCTAGGGTAATGGACGGCCGGGGCATGGAGCCCAGAGGCATGGAGCCTAGAGGCATGGAGTCCAGAGGCATGGAGCCCAGAGTGATGGATGGCCGGGGCATGGAACCCAGAGGCATGGAGCCCAGAGGAATGGAGCCCAGAGGCATGGAGCCCAGAGGCATGGATGCAAGGGGCATGGAGCCCAGAGGAATGGAATCCAGAGGCATGGATGCAAGAGGCATAGAACCTCGGGGGATGGAGCCCCCTAGAGGCATGGAGCCAAGGGGCATGGAGCCCCCAAGAGGCATGGAGCCCCCGAGAGGCATGGAGCCCCCGAGAGGCATGGAGCCTCCTAGAGGCATGGAGCCTCCTAGAGGCATGGAGCCCCCGAGAGGCATGGAGCCCCCGAGAGGCATGGAGCCCCCGAGAGGCATGGAGCCTAGAGGTCCAGGAATGGAACCCAGGGGCCCAGGAATGGAACCTAGGGGCCCTGGTCCAAACCCCAGGGTTCCAATGACCAGTGCAATTCAAGGTCCAGGGCCTCTGAATATGGGAGCAGCCGGCCCACAAGGCCCTCGACAG GTTCCTAATATGCCCGGGACGACAATGCAGCCGGCTGGAGCCATGGCAGGTGGAGCGGTACAGCCTGCAGCCCAGCCTGGAGGCTTCAGCCCTGGACAAAATCAAGTCACACCCCAGGATCATGAAAAg
- the CSTF2 gene encoding cleavage stimulation factor subunit 2 isoform X1 gives MAGLSVRDPAVDRSLRSVFVGNIPYEATEEQLKDIFSEVGPVVSFRLVYDRETGKPKGYGFCEYQDQETALSAMRNLNGREFSGRALRVDNAASEKNKEELKSLGTGAPIIESPYGDPVNPEDAPESISRAVASLPPEQMFELMKQMKLCVQNSPQEARSMLLQNPQLAYALLQAQVVMRIVDPEIALKILHRQTSVPSLIPGNAQPGPGQGPGPGPGAGPGPGPGPGPGPNAQMNQPNVPSSQPQPIGGMHVNGAAPLMQPPMQGGVPAPGQMPASVPGPGPGPMAPGGTMPGSGPMILERGQGNLQLSPVGPARPASIERVQVPMPDPRAPMHRGPMPASGPPPRGLLGDAPNDPRGGTLLSVTGDVEPRGYLGPPHQGPPMHHMPAHDSRGLPPHEMRGGPMGEPRPLMGEPRGPLMDGRGGRDPRGMEPRVMDGRGMEPRVMDGRGMEPRGMEPRGMESRGMEPRVMDGRGMEPRGMEPRGMEPRGMEPRGMDARGMEPRGMESRGMDARGIEPRGMEPPRGMEPRGMEPPRGMEPPRGMEPPRGMEPPRGMEPPRGMEPPRGMEPPRGMEPPRGMEPRGPGMEPRGPGMEPRGPGPNPRVPMTSAIQGPGPLNMGAAGPQGPRQVPNMPGTTMQPAGAMAGGAVQPAAQPGGFSPGQNQVTPQDHEKAALIMQVLQLTADQIAMLPPEQRQSILILKEQIQKSTGAP, from the exons atggcggGCTTGTCGGTGCGGGACCCCGCGGTGGATCGGTCTCTGCGCTCCGTGTTCG TGGGGAACATCCCTTACGAAGCCACAGAGGAACAGCTAAAAGACATCTTCTCTGAGGTTGGACCTGTGGTCAGTTTCCG ATTGGTGTATGATAGAGAGACGGGCAAACCGAAAGGCTATGGCTTCTGTGAGTATCAAGACCAAGAAACCGCACTCAGCGCCATGCGGAATCTCAACGGGCGAGAATTTAGCGGAAGAGCCCTGCGGGTGGACAACGCAGCCAGTGAGAAGAACAAGGAGGAACTGAAGA GCCTGGGCACTGGTGCTCCCATCATAGAGTCGCCCTATGGAGACCCCGTAAACCCAGAAGATGCTCCTGAGTCCATCAGCAGAGCGGTGGCCAGCCTGCCTCCTGAACAGATGTTTGAACTGATGAAGCAGATGAAG TTGTGTGTCCAGAACAGCCCTCAGGAGGCACGGAGTATGCTCTTGCAAAACCCGCAACTCGCCTATGCATTGCTGCAGGCCCAAGTGGTGATGCGTATTGTTGACCCAGAAATTGCCCTG AAAATCCTTCATCGCCAAACCAGTGTCCCATCTCTAATTCCTGGAAATGCACAGCCAGGGCCAGGACAGGGTCCAGGACCCGGACCAGGAGCTGGTCCCGGGCCAGGACCTGGGCCAGGACCTGGACCAAATGCTCAGATGAACCAGCCGAACGTCCCATCTTCTCAGCCGCAACCAATT GGCGGGATGCATGTCAATGGTGCCGCTCCCCTGATGCAGCCCCCCATGCAAGGAGGAGTACCTGCCCCAGGCCAGATGCCAGCATCAGTCCCCGGACCTGGACCTGGGCCCATGGCTCCAGGAG GGACCATGCCAGGGAGCGGCCCGATGATCTTGGAACGCGGACAAG GGAACCTGCAGCTCTCTCCCGTGGGACCTGCCAGGCCTGCCTCTATTGAGCGCGTTCAAG TACCTATGCCGGACCCACGAGCCCCTATGCACCGGGGGCCAATGCCAGCTAGCGGGCCGCCACCCCGAGGCCTTCTGGGAGATGCCCCCAATGACCCACGGGGAGGCACGTTGCTCTCGGTCACTGGAGACGTGGAGCCCAG AGGTTACCTCGGGCCACCCCACCAGGGGCCGCCAATGCACCACATGCCCGCACACGACAGCCGTGGGCTGCCTCCCCATGAAATGAGAGGCGGACCAATGGGAGAGCCACGTCCCCTGATGGGAGAACCACGAGGGCCCTTGATGGATGGCCGAG GTGGAAGAGACCCAAGGGGCATGGAGCCCAGAGTGATGGATGGCCGGGGCATGGAGCCTAGGGTAATGGACGGCCGGGGCATGGAGCCCAGAGGCATGGAGCCTAGAGGCATGGAGTCCAGAGGCATGGAGCCCAGAGTGATGGATGGCCGGGGCATGGAACCCAGAGGCATGGAGCCCAGAGGAATGGAGCCCAGAGGCATGGAGCCCAGAGGCATGGATGCAAGGGGCATGGAGCCCAGAGGAATGGAATCCAGAGGCATGGATGCAAGAGGCATAGAACCTCGGGGGATGGAGCCCCCTAGAGGCATGGAGCCAAGGGGCATGGAGCCCCCAAGAGGCATGGAGCCCCCGAGAGGCATGGAGCCCCCGAGAGGCATGGAGCCTCCTAGAGGCATGGAGCCTCCTAGAGGCATGGAGCCCCCGAGAGGCATGGAGCCCCCGAGAGGCATGGAGCCCCCGAGAGGCATGGAGCCTAGAGGTCCAGGAATGGAACCCAGGGGCCCAGGAATGGAACCTAGGGGCCCTGGTCCAAACCCCAGGGTTCCAATGACCAGTGCAATTCAAGGTCCAGGGCCTCTGAATATGGGAGCAGCCGGCCCACAAGGCCCTCGACAG GTTCCTAATATGCCCGGGACGACAATGCAGCCGGCTGGAGCCATGGCAGGTGGAGCGGTACAGCCTGCAGCCCAGCCTGGAGGCTTCAGCCCTGGACAAAATCAAGTCACACCCCAGGATCATGAAAAg
- the CSTF2 gene encoding cleavage stimulation factor subunit 2 isoform X3: MAGLSVRDPAVDRSLRSVFVGNIPYEATEEQLKDIFSEVGPVVSFRLVYDRETGKPKGYGFCEYQDQETALSAMRNLNGREFSGRALRVDNAASEKNKEELKSLGTGAPIIESPYGDPVNPEDAPESISRAVASLPPEQMFELMKQMKLCVQNSPQEARSMLLQNPQLAYALLQAQVVMRIVDPEIALKILHRQTSVPSLIPGNAQPGPGQGPGPGPGAGPGPGPGPGPGPNAQMNQPNVPSSQPQPIGGMHVNGAAPLMQPPMQGGVPAPGQMPASVPGPGPGPMAPGGTMPGSGPMILERGQGGRDPRGMEPRVMDGRGMEPRVMDGRGMEPRGMEPRGMESRGMEPRVMDGRGMEPRGMEPRGMEPRGMEPRGMDARGMEPRGMESRGMDARGIEPRGMEPPRGMEPRGMEPPRGMEPPRGMEPPRGMEPPRGMEPPRGMEPPRGMEPPRGMEPPRGMEPRGPGMEPRGPGMEPRGPGPNPRVPMTSAIQGPGPLNMGAAGPQGPRQVPNMPGTTMQPAGAMAGGAVQPAAQPGGFSPGQNQVTPQDHEKAALIMQVLQLTADQIAMLPPEQRQSILILKEQIQKSTGAP; the protein is encoded by the exons atggcggGCTTGTCGGTGCGGGACCCCGCGGTGGATCGGTCTCTGCGCTCCGTGTTCG TGGGGAACATCCCTTACGAAGCCACAGAGGAACAGCTAAAAGACATCTTCTCTGAGGTTGGACCTGTGGTCAGTTTCCG ATTGGTGTATGATAGAGAGACGGGCAAACCGAAAGGCTATGGCTTCTGTGAGTATCAAGACCAAGAAACCGCACTCAGCGCCATGCGGAATCTCAACGGGCGAGAATTTAGCGGAAGAGCCCTGCGGGTGGACAACGCAGCCAGTGAGAAGAACAAGGAGGAACTGAAGA GCCTGGGCACTGGTGCTCCCATCATAGAGTCGCCCTATGGAGACCCCGTAAACCCAGAAGATGCTCCTGAGTCCATCAGCAGAGCGGTGGCCAGCCTGCCTCCTGAACAGATGTTTGAACTGATGAAGCAGATGAAG TTGTGTGTCCAGAACAGCCCTCAGGAGGCACGGAGTATGCTCTTGCAAAACCCGCAACTCGCCTATGCATTGCTGCAGGCCCAAGTGGTGATGCGTATTGTTGACCCAGAAATTGCCCTG AAAATCCTTCATCGCCAAACCAGTGTCCCATCTCTAATTCCTGGAAATGCACAGCCAGGGCCAGGACAGGGTCCAGGACCCGGACCAGGAGCTGGTCCCGGGCCAGGACCTGGGCCAGGACCTGGACCAAATGCTCAGATGAACCAGCCGAACGTCCCATCTTCTCAGCCGCAACCAATT GGCGGGATGCATGTCAATGGTGCCGCTCCCCTGATGCAGCCCCCCATGCAAGGAGGAGTACCTGCCCCAGGCCAGATGCCAGCATCAGTCCCCGGACCTGGACCTGGGCCCATGGCTCCAGGAG GGACCATGCCAGGGAGCGGCCCGATGATCTTGGAACGCGGACAAG GTGGAAGAGACCCAAGGGGCATGGAGCCCAGAGTGATGGATGGCCGGGGCATGGAGCCTAGGGTAATGGACGGCCGGGGCATGGAGCCCAGAGGCATGGAGCCTAGAGGCATGGAGTCCAGAGGCATGGAGCCCAGAGTGATGGATGGCCGGGGCATGGAACCCAGAGGCATGGAGCCCAGAGGAATGGAGCCCAGAGGCATGGAGCCCAGAGGCATGGATGCAAGGGGCATGGAGCCCAGAGGAATGGAATCCAGAGGCATGGATGCAAGAGGCATAGAACCTCGGGGGATGGAGCCCCCTAGAGGCATGGAGCCAAGGGGCATGGAGCCCCCAAGAGGCATGGAGCCCCCGAGAGGCATGGAGCCCCCGAGAGGCATGGAGCCTCCTAGAGGCATGGAGCCTCCTAGAGGCATGGAGCCCCCGAGAGGCATGGAGCCCCCGAGAGGCATGGAGCCCCCGAGAGGCATGGAGCCTAGAGGTCCAGGAATGGAACCCAGGGGCCCAGGAATGGAACCTAGGGGCCCTGGTCCAAACCCCAGGGTTCCAATGACCAGTGCAATTCAAGGTCCAGGGCCTCTGAATATGGGAGCAGCCGGCCCACAAGGCCCTCGACAG GTTCCTAATATGCCCGGGACGACAATGCAGCCGGCTGGAGCCATGGCAGGTGGAGCGGTACAGCCTGCAGCCCAGCCTGGAGGCTTCAGCCCTGGACAAAATCAAGTCACACCCCAGGATCATGAAAAg